TACCACATTCATGGATTACACATGCATTTatatcattatttaaaatattttaagagGAGTAAAGAACATACAGAATTAGAATAAAatccaattttgaaaaaaaattacctaAACCCCAACAAAAACCACATAATTAAAgtttaaatccaccaatagccTAAAGATCTAGATGATAATTAGGACCACTGATTGTCAAGAAAAAAACAGTGTCAGAAAGTGAGTTGATTTCCCAAAGAAAGTCATTTTCTTACCATATGAGGTTAAGTTCTCACTACAGACCACCAATACTTTCTATATAAAACCAGCAGAAAGTTTAAATTCTTTCAAAAATTAGGCAGAAAGtcagggagaaaaagaaagaagatatctttctcttttcttttatctatttatttgtCTCACCTGTTCAATGCTATGCAAAAGAGctcaaaggaaaaaaacaaggaaGTCTTTatggaggaaaaagaaaggttgcTAACCTAAAAGTCAAAATCCCAAATTATAGTCATGCATCTTAACTTCTCCAAACTTCAAatggttccccccccccctcctccccctgCAAATTTTAGAAAGTTTACTAAAACCACGAAGGTATTGAAATCAGAGCATATAGAatataatataagaaaaatcataatcgaaaaacaaagcaataaatATATATCAACAAGATCCAAGAAGGCGTGTTGTCACCTTGAACCCAAGAAAGAGCCTAGACacctaggcgacaccttgactACTATGTTGCTAGCAGATCGTGTTTATACAAATCATAATGCACGTTAATGGTGATACCATGAGAATTCGGATAAGTCTCCAGTTAAATGATGCAAATCATGAACTCTATCAtgtttcatgaattttttttttttttttttttgggaaagtcATGTTTCATGACTAGCTGCAACCAAAACCAACACTTAAAGGGTGTCACATAATGTATTCAGGAAATATAATGAACTATGACATCCATTAAACCAACATAAAACATCAAGTTTAGTTAGCATTCAGCAGAAAATTGTTAGCAGTACACTCAAATAGAAAGTAACAAAGAAAAATTATGTCAATAGTGCCATATTctgttttcagttcaaggaaaATAAGTGTTTTTGGGTGAGGAGATTGAGATAGAATAAGATTTCTATATAGTAAAATTTACAGATTCCACTGAATGTTGCTATCAGTATACAATTCTTGGGAGACCATGGAGTCGTAATGGTACAATGTTGAAATATGACGTATGAGATGCTGGCTGTGCTTGCCAATTTCAAAGGCCCAAGAGGCAAGGTTTGCATTTCATCTCAGAAGAGGGAAAACAAAAGGCTCAGATGCTGAAACTGTACCTTTTAACTTCTGGAACAATGTTCATTCGGTACGAAAGCCattcaaaagaattaaaatccATGCCACTCACCCATCTTAGAAGATAACCAGTTTCCACCACACTGAATCTATGAATAAAATCATGTGCTTCAGCATCAAACTATGCTTGGTCAAACCTTTATTAACCTGGATCTCTTGAACATGATCAACCATTCATTTTACGACACTTCCAGGAAATCTTTAGGAGATTTGACCATGGATGGAAAAAAATTAGCCCATCGTATCCAAATAACCATCCAAATTTCTGCTGCTAGCACTCCCGTAAAGCTTTTGTGTTAAGGTGTCTCCTAAATCTCCAAATGTAATTGAGACCCACAAGAAGCTCCGTTATTGCAGCTTCTGTCTTCGCCTGATTAGCAAAGTACAGAGTCTGTACCAGGAGCACATTTGTTCTGAAGACAAAGTTCTGCTGCTCAAAATTCCGCTCAGAATGCCACCTTATCATGTTATGAGCAAGTGGAGCCAACCATTCTAGTATCCTTGCCAAAGCGTCATCCCATTCCGCTCCAAGAACAGCATCACAAAAGGATGAAGCCAAGTTCTTGGTATATGACTTTAGCCTAGCCCTTAGTGCCGTTCTTACACTTGTGGGCAACATATTGTACAGGTCATGTCTTGAATCAGGACCAATCAGGTCAGGATATGTCACTAGCTTCTCTATTACAATAATCACGTTCGCATAATGGAGTGCTAAAGCAGCACCACCAAGAGTTGATGGAGGAGCATTCAGCAATCTGTGCTTAGAACTGAACAGAGAGAGATTAGTATGGTCTATGCTGCTGTGCGTAAGCAGTTCTGCATTAGCATCTTCTATTCCATTGAGAATTCCAGAATAAACAACATTGGACTTCCGAAAGCCATGACTTACAGGCGCGTGGCTTTGCAATATCGGATTGTCGTCTTCACCCATCACGCATCCTTTGAAAGGGCCTACAGAAGTCAACCGCTTCGCTTTTGAACGTGATTTCTTCCCATGGGCAGGAGTAGACACATTCCCACGAGTATGCTGATGCCTGCAGCTAGTTTTCGGTGTGCCAAGAATAGGCCCTGATTTTGAAATTGGCTTAACTAGAGGATCTGAAGAGAACATTGCTTCGGTTTTCTCACATGGATGAACTGATGGCTGAATCAGTCCAGCAACGGAGTTACTACGACACAGATAATATGTACTAAAAACTGGTGAATTATAGAGTCCATCCACAGCTTCCTTCTCATTGATTCCAAACACATATTTGATCCGCCTGAATATTGTGAACAGAGACCTGCCAAGGAGGCGGAATGTGTAATCATAAGTCCTGTTCCATAGGGAGATCTCTCGGAGATACTTAACCTCCTGCCGCTGCCACATAACCTTCTGATGGAACTCAAGTAAGCTTGACCGATTTGGGTCATCATTACTTGCCTGCATTCTCCTCAGAGTCTGTTCCATTTCGGCAAGAACTTCCAGCTCTTGATGCAAGTTCGTGCTAATGGCAAAGAATCTCTCCATCTTTTTAACTTTCATTTCCATCTTCTTCCAGGTGAATTCCCAGCCATGTACACCCTCATCAGTCATGACAAGTTCATCAAACTCATTCTCAAACCGTTGCAGTACAAGGTCCGAGCACTTCTTCCCTAGCCTAGCCACGGATTTCACTACAAACCCCAAGTTTTCAACCATTTCTGCATAGACCAAATCCACAAGGAATTCATCGTTATCAGATACAAGCCTCCTGATACCATCCGAATTCATGATCTCTTCCCTCAACCTAACAACTTGCTTATCGCACAGACATTGCCATAAATGAACCACCTTTGACATCAAAGTTGCAACTTCAAATGCCAACACACCAATAGTAACCTTTTCATGTTCATGGTTATGTCTCCATGAATGCTTCCATAAACTACTAAACCACGACTCTGTCGACATCTCGATTCAACCAAAGAATAAAGACTAGCAGATCTCACAATTtctacatcaaaacaaaaacattAAGAAACAATCAAACAGAAATCTCAGCAATTAAGCAATCAAGTCACCGCCTTCCTGATCTAATAGCTACTCCTAATATGAAACAACTGATCCAAAATTTGAAACAAGAAAGAGAATTAAAGTTGACCAAACCTCAATTCCCCAAATAAATCTCAAGATTCAAATCTTCCAGGTAGAAGAAGCTCACACTCCATCTTAGACTAAAAACCAGTAATGCTAGTAAAATCAATCAAAACTACtaaaaaatcagagaagaaaagCTTAGAACTTACCGAAATCTTAGCAGAAAAATGAATGAAGTACGAAATCCCTCGTCCTCGTGGGAAAGAGATTCGAAAAATGGAGCAGTAGAAAGGAAAGAACGGTGGTAGAGAAAGTGGGGTggctttttcttt
This genomic window from Macadamia integrifolia cultivar HAES 741 unplaced genomic scaffold, SCU_Mint_v3 scaffold1224, whole genome shotgun sequence contains:
- the LOC122063167 gene encoding uncharacterized protein LOC122063167; translation: MSTESWFSSLWKHSWRHNHEHEKVTIGVLAFEVATLMSKVVHLWQCLCDKQVVRLREEIMNSDGIRRLVSDNDEFLVDLVYAEMVENLGFVVKSVARLGKKCSDLVLQRFENEFDELVMTDEGVHGWEFTWKKMEMKVKKMERFFAISTNLHQELEVLAEMEQTLRRMQASNDDPNRSSLLEFHQKVMWQRQEVKYLREISLWNRTYDYTFRLLGRSLFTIFRRIKYVFGINEKEAVDGLYNSPVFSTYYLCRSNSVAGLIQPSVHPCEKTEAMFSSDPLVKPISKSGPILGTPKTSCRHQHTRGNVSTPAHGKKSRSKAKRLTSVGPFKGCVMGEDDNPILQSHAPVSHGFRKSNVVYSGILNGIEDANAELLTHSSIDHTNLSLFSSKHRLLNAPPSTLGGAALALHYANVIIVIEKLVTYPDLIGPDSRHDLYNMLPTSVRTALRARLKSYTKNLASSFCDAVLGAEWDDALARILEWLAPLAHNMIRWHSERNFEQQNFVFRTNVLLVQTLYFANQAKTEAAITELLVGLNYIWRFRRHLNTKALREC